In Passer domesticus isolate bPasDom1 chromosome 1, bPasDom1.hap1, whole genome shotgun sequence, one DNA window encodes the following:
- the LOC135303854 gene encoding ribosyldihydronicotinamide dehydrogenase [quinone]-like has protein sequence MAGKKVLIVYAHQEPKSFNGSLLKIAVEELTQQGCSVTVSDLYAMQFEPRATRNDVVGQLHNSEAFNYGVETWEAYKRGGLSKDLVEEQKKVQEADLLIFQFPLFWFNMPAILKGWMDRVLVRGFAYDLSKVYDGGLLQDKLSLFSFTTGGSKEKYATRGDIRYLLWPMQHGIMHFCGVKVLEPHICYAPESVSEEKRKEMLAAWTQRLKTLWKEEPIDCSPEWYFK, from the exons ATGGCAG GGAAAAAAGTCCTGATAGTCTATGCACATCAAGAGCCCAAGTCCTTCAATGGATCTTTGCTGAAGATTGCTGTGGAAGAGCTgacccagcagggctgcagcgtCACCGTGTCGGATTTATACGCCATGCAGTTTGAGCCCAGAGCAACAAGGAACGACGTTGTTG GTCAGCTGCACAACTCAGAAGCGTTCAATTATGGGGTGGAAACCTGGGAAGCTTACAAGAGAGGAGGTTTGTCCAAAGACCTGGTTGAAGAGCAGAAGAAAGTGCAGGAAGCAGACCTGCTGATTTTTCAG TTTCCCTTGTTTTGGTTCAATATGCCTGCAATCCTGAAGGGCTGGATGGACAGAGTCTTGGTCCGAGGCTTTGCTTATGACTTGTCAAAGGTTTATGATGGTGGTTTGCTCCAG GACAAATTATCCTTGTTTTCTTTCACTACGGGAGGAAGCAAAGAGAAGTATGCAACCCGAGGTGATATTCGCTATCTCCTATGGCCCATGCAG CATGGAATCATGCACTTCTGTGGTGTCAAAGTCCTTGAACCTCACATCTGTTATGCTCCAGAGAGTGTCTCTgaggagaagaggaaagagaTGCTGGCTGCCTGGACCCAGCGTCTGAAGACTCTTTGGAAGGAAGAACCCATAGACTGCTCTCCTGAGTGGTATTTCAAGTAG